The genome window ATGAAAGTCTACGACCTGATATTGTTTTGCTTGATGTGATGATGCCAGAATATGACGGGTTTTATGGCTTGGAAAACATCAAAAAAATCAACCCTGCAGCCAAAGTAATAATGGTTACAGCTGATCTTACATATGATACTGAGAAAAAACTAAAGGAATTCAACGCGTCTGCGGTAATCTACAAACCGTACGAAATTGACAGCGTCATTGAAACGATACACAAGGTAAATAACGGCATAGTTACAATCCTGCAATAACTGGCAAACCCTATATGTGCGAAAGCTCGTTACACCAAATATGCGAATACTGCTAGCTGACGATGAGCCAGACCTGCTTGCTCAGTACACGACCATGCTTGAGGATCGGGGCCACTCTGTTGTAACTGCGTCTGACGGAGAATTATGTGTAACTGCATATGCAAAAGAGTACGCCATAAGCCAGGAAAATCCATTTGGCGCAGTGGTCTTGGACTATTCCATGCCAAACATGAACGGTCTTGACGCAGCAAAGGAAATACTTGCAATCAATCCTTCTCAGAGAATAATATTTGCGTCCGCATATGTACAGGAGACTTTGGTTGACTCGATTAAGAACCTCAAACAAATCGTGGAGCTGTTGCAAAAACCCTTCAGCCTTCAAGATTTGATTGATACCATCGAGGACAAGAACATATACGATGAGCTTACAAAATTAAATGTCGACGTACAAAATCTCAAAGATCTCAATCCGACACATGCACAAATACGCGATTATCTTGACGCGTTAAGAAAAATCCAAAAGGCCAAAACCTTCTAAAAACTACCATTAGTTAGATTCTTATCTAAAAAATTTTTCACAAAGTCATGAATAAGATAAAGACCAACTCGTACGTTTTGTTCTTTTACAATGATTCTAAAAAATGGCTAAACAAAATCTCAAAGGAGCAGGTCTTGCACACACATGTTGGGGTTATCAGGCACAGCGACGCAATTGGCAAGGAATATGGCTCAAGGCTGCGAACAAACAAGGACAAGTACGTTTACCTTCTCAAGCCGACAATCCACGACTTTGTAATGAAAAGCCAGCATGGAACG of Candidatus Nitrosotenuis sp. DW1 contains these proteins:
- a CDS encoding response regulator; protein product: MVKVIVIDDDVDTVEVFCEYLEIKDIDVVGRGHSGKKAVELYESLRPDIVLLDVMMPEYDGFYGLENIKKINPAAKVIMVTADLTYDTEKKLKEFNASAVIYKPYEIDSVIETIHKVNNGIVTILQ
- a CDS encoding response regulator encodes the protein MRILLADDEPDLLAQYTTMLEDRGHSVVTASDGELCVTAYAKEYAISQENPFGAVVLDYSMPNMNGLDAAKEILAINPSQRIIFASAYVQETLVDSIKNLKQIVELLQKPFSLQDLIDTIEDKNIYDELTKLNVDVQNLKDLNPTHAQIRDYLDALRKIQKAKTF